The following DNA comes from Lates calcarifer isolate ASB-BC8 linkage group LG2, TLL_Latcal_v3, whole genome shotgun sequence.
TGCATTAAGCTGCATTTGTAGTACATGTAGAAATCCGTCATTTAAACTAAAAAGAAATTGTTTATAATGAAGGTGACATGTACGATTTTTATGTTGTGGTGTAAATGCTGAAGTACAAATCAGCTGTGCTTGTGTACAGCATTCCATAAACCATGATTGTGTTTAAGTCAGCTATCTcagcaacaaatacaaatggAAGAGATGCACTTgcaatcaacaacaacaagacacacatttttttaaaagcctaCAGTAtttcatcaaaacacacacacattgtgagGTGTTCCAATCTAGACGAAGCTTAAGAATTcaacagaggcaaaaaaagagaaaacaatttaCATGCAAATCAAACCTTATCATCTCAATCTCTTTATGCCACTTTCGCCTGCAAAATTGCATTCATATGCACAAAGGCATTCAATTACTGTAGCTGTGGCTCAACTTTTCACATCTCAGCATTTTCTATTTGGAGAGGCAGGCCCATGTACATTTAATAGGTAGCCATTCTGTTTCCCGGCTCTGCGAGGGATCACTGCGAGTGTGTCAGTTAGAGGAGATGGCAGCATGTATCAGTGCATGAAATAAAGCTCCTGCTCCAAAGTGACAGGTCCTGGATATTGTTGGCAAATGGATGTTAAATTCACTCTGcaaccaccagcagcagccccGGCTATGAAAAATTAACTGTACTCTGGCTAAAGGGAAGGGAAATTGCTTTGCTAGATATACCACAAAATCCTGTTTGTGAGCTATCCATCTGTCAGATCTCTTTGCAAAAAAAGTCCTTCAGCTCTCTCTATTAAAGAGTCCGCTCTCATATGTTGTTCAGAGTAAAGCAGTATGAGAGCGGAAACAAAGACATGTCAAAGAGAGTTAAAGTAAATCCTAAATCTATGCTGTAGACAACATCTCAGTAAAGAAGACTGGCTCCAAGGGCCTCAAAACAGACAAAGATGCTAGGCTTTTGTCAGCCACCAGAGGGCAGTGACACTGATGGCTCTTTGCTGCAGTCTCAACCAACTCACTCTGCAGTTTGTCTCAAATTTGTCTCTAGTTCAACAACTGTGAGTCACTACGTATGATCAGGATATCTGGTAGTGATTAGGAGCCTGTTTCACTGAATACTGACACTGTGATGACTCAGTGATCTGCAACATAGTTTCATGCATCACATGATAATTGGTCCAAAGCATCCCCAGAGTTACGTGAGGACACTCgtggcttttttttctttttcatctacAGCAAGACTTTTCATTTTCCAAGCTTATGTGGAGAGGTTAAGTGAAGAGAAACCTCTTCTGTTTGATAAATTATCTCACAAAGTTGAAAAATACTTACAAATGCGTAATTTTGGCGTAGGTGGAAGTAAACAGCAATATATCAAATAACCAGCCTTAAAATTAGATATAAATTATGgtgcaaaaactgaaaataagatCAGGATGAGTCTCTTTTCAACATGATACCCAGTTGAGTTTTCACATCCTGCCACCAGATGTCAACATAGCACTTTAAATACCTTCCAGTCTGTCCACAGCTGGGTGTCGCTGTGGTACTGGTCATATGACACAACATATGACATTTACATCAAAAATTTAGCCTCGTATGCGTTAAACTCAGTTCAGATTAACAACATTTATATAAGCAACATTTCGTCAGTTTCTTCGCCTAAAAGCACTTCAGCAAAAATAAGGCGAGCGTCACTGTGATTTTAGGACCAAACTGCCCGTGCCGATGAAAAAATGTTTCCTGATGGGAATTAGTAGGCCCACAAAAAAAGTAGTACTAAAGGGTGAAGCAGggacactgaaataaacagtgGTGCAAGATACAGGCAACACCCACTTCCAGTTCTTATAAAGTCATATGCAGTGGTGAGCatatgacacacagacacaaatactaaggtttttcattttatttggaCTATTTTTGAATGATAGAAAAACTTAACTTTTGACTTTTAAGTACAGAACTTCAcatgacaaacattttattGCCATTATGCAAAATGGCCATTACTGATTAACGTGACAGGAGAAGAAGTGTTTTAATGCACTGGATTAAATGTACAGGTCACTAAATGTACAGGGTTTGTCAATCAGCTTATGCTGATTGATGCTACACAAACCCTTTAAACATCCTACTGAAAACTCTTCCTTTATTCATACGAGGATTCCAGTAAAAACAAGAGGGAGCGAGAAACCCAACCACATGAGTAAGCATGAAGTTATTCTTGAGCTCCTCTTTCCCAACCTGGAGACTGCGCAGAAAGCGTCGGGAAAAAGTGCATGTGCAAGCAGAACAGAGAAAGTTCATAGAGCCGAGGTGCAGGATGTCCCgttaaggagaaaaaaaatcttccagAGGAGCAGAGGCAACACAAGCTGACGAGCTGAACGGATCTCAACCCGGAGTGAAAGGCATTTAGCACTCTTAAGACGTTGTTAATCTGAGAAAATGGGTTTTCCGACGATATTCAGTTGTCGTCGGATTGTTCCCAAATTGTTTTTGGTCCAGTTCATCGTCTTTCAAGCAACATACGCTGCCCCTTCGCCTATTATCAGGTTTCCTGGAGACGATACTACCcccaaaacagacaaagaagtTGCTCTGGTAAGTTTATTGGTTGTTTTTCCTAAAACTATGTCTAAGTGGGTCAGCCAACTGTAAACAGTTTTTACTCCTTAAGTATAAGAACTGAACTGCTGATGAATAGTTTgtatattattaatttattttttgttggactcattttatttaattattccAAGAgattaaatcattttcatatcttattttctcttttagcACTATCTGAATAAGTTTTATGGATGCCCGCAAGACAGATGTAACCTTATGGTGCTCAAGGACACACTGAAGAAAATGCAAAAGTTCTTTTCTCTGCAAGAAACTGGAGAGATTGATGCCAAAACTGTGGAGATCATGAAAAAGCCCCGCTGTGGCGTCCCAGATGTGGCCAATTACAACTTCTTCCACAGGAAACCTATGTGGCAGAAGAAAGACATCACCTACAGGTCAGAGAAATAACATTACCCGCACATTTCTGAAAAGGTGTTGGATTATCCTGTATCTTAAGTGTTCTAGTGAATCCTGAAAGAGGCATTTTATGATGGGAGCGGGTTCATTTTGATTCTCAATTATTGCACTCCTTAACGTTTTTAACAGTATGGCCCCATGTCTATAGATGCATGTCATGTACCACATCAGAACTTTATGTATGATGTCACATCAAGGTAAAATAACATGACCTCACCCAATTACTGCCCATAAATCAAACCATTAGTATTGAGAAATACTACTTAGGATATGTCTGAGTCACTCAATAACATTGCAATCTCCCAGTTTGAATCTAAAACCCAAAGCAGTGTTTAATGAGTGCTTAAAAGTATAAATTCAAGGCCAGAGACTGTTTGCTTTGAGAGATGGACCACAGCTTGGCCCCGCCTGACACCCCCCCCACCCAAgtccaccccacccccatccacACAGTCAGAGGAGTGCTTGCATCTCAGTGTCTTGCTAACACCAACATTCCTACGCAGTATGTGTCaggtcttttgtttttgttctgtttgagGTTTACAACAATGTGGAATTGGTTTATTTATATCAGCAGTTCTGTGTGCCCTGATCATTCCAGCCCGTCTGCATGTGTATTTGTTAGGAAGACGGAAAGCCAAAGACAATAACAACTAAGAGATCTTAGACTGTTTTTAGGAAAGGGACCGTGTAGACAGGCATATAACAGTTTGTGTATAACAGAGTTTGTGGCTGAATATTGTTTCAGGAGGAATTTTCATCAGATGACTCATATACTGTTACTGGCTTTAGCTTGATGCTGTTCCATAATCACAAGTAGAGACAGAGATCTAGTAATAGATCTACTTAACTTTCAAAATGTGACACGTGAAAGACTGTCCTGATCACACTGACTTTTTGTTACTATGTAGTTTGTTTTCGTTTTCCTTGTTTGTCTTGGTTTAGGTTGAAACTTACTTTCTGTTTACTCTGTAGAATTCTGGGATACACTCCTGATCTGGACGAGGAAGTCATAAACGATGCTTTCTTCAGAGCCTTCAAAGTATGGAGTGATGTCACCCCACTCTCATTCGCCCGCATCATGGACGGAGAGGCTGACATTATGATCAATTTTGGCCGCAATGGTATGCCATCCAGATGGACAAGGGATGAtatgtgcaaaaacaaacaaagacaatgaaCCCATGTGCCCTCAAAAAGCCCTGTAACTATCACATTCTGACCTCTTGTCTTGGGATATGGGAAACAGTAGTGAATGATTTTAAAAGTTCTTTCAGATCTGCATTTGATAAAGTGGAGTAGCCAAAAGTAAAATAGACCCCAAGTTTAGAAACAGAACAGTTCACTGCCTTGTTGACTAATGGTAAAGTAATTAACTTGTTTAAATAACGAGAATTGTGGTCATAACACTGGTTGTTCCAGTCAGTCCAATTTAAACAGCCATTTGATATTCACTCACACAGTTATAATATCACTCTGTCTAGTCATAGCTGACCCTGTCAAGAAGGAATTCAGccactgcagtgaaaacaaacaaaaaccagcCAGCTCAAAAGATTTGAAGTGTTgttttaacaacaacaatatgaagaaatatttgatgttttaataaacacacaaatgtcacATCATATTAGAAATATTTCCCCACAGTGTTATTTTTAGTCTTTcttctttaaaacagctcctCTTGCCACTTACTGGCTAACTGGCTTGCTAATAGCTGGACCAATTGTTGCctgttgaaaaaagaaaatcacttcTGATATTTCTCTTGATTTCGTTTATATTGAATGATGTCATTAACAGAGCATGGAGATGGTTACCCCTTTGATGGCAAAGACGGCCTCTTGGCTCATGCCTTTGCTCCGGGGCCAGGAATTGGGGGAGACTCCcactttgatgatgatgagcagTGGACACTGGGAGAGGGCCAAGGTAATGGAGAAATACTTTTTACAAAAACACTTAAGTGTATTACAAAAGCTCCCCTATTCTTTCATTACATCTGTTGCAGTTTAATGTGTTATCAGATCTGTCTAGAGATAAATGGAGCTCAGTCTTTATTCAAAACAAATTTAAGGCACTTCTACAGTGATGTGAATTTAATGAACAGCTTAAGTACTTATAAGTTGAGATGACAGGACACTAATTTTGACATTGACAATACTAATTTGACTTTCAGATACTTTGTTTGACTGTGTCTGAACTTTCTGGCACTCAGTATGGCAAATCTCAGCCATCTGGAAGCtgagtagaagaaaaaaaatctccattgCCTGCATTTATATTTGCACACATTGACCCAGATAGTTTTATATTTCCCATTATTCAGAATCTCTTGTCTGAATTTATCACTTGCGCTAACATTATTTATCTTTCACACTTAGAATGAACTCTTTCCTTATTATATCAGTGCTTTTACAAGATTTATACTATTGTCCATTGCTTATACAGGGCCTTACTTCTGAACTGCTGACCATTTTTAGAGCCTGTTTTTCAGGTTTCCCATAGCTTAAGTAGCTACTTGGTTCTATATAGTTAAAGACATTACAATGTTTATGGTCTCAAGGAATGTCAGTAAATGAGTTTTATCATTGACAAGCATCGACATGATCCTCTATCTTTTCAACAGTGGTGAAAGTGAAATTTGGCAATGCGGATGGAGAGTTCTGCTAAATTCCCCTTCCTGTTCATGGGCACTGAGTATAACAGCTGCACATCCCAGGGTCGTGACGACGGCTTCCTGTGGTGCTCCACAACTTACAACTTTGATGAAGATGGCAAATACGGATTCTGCCCTCATGAATGTAAGTTTGTCCTGTGGTTCCCctttattttttgacacaacagtatatatacagtataaatatgtgcatatatatataatatggaATTGCAATACCTCTTATATGTCTGTATAGGTTAAGACTTTTGCTGCCCCACTTGACCCTAGTAGCATTGTTGAGTCGTGCCCTACTTGTATCTTACTGAGCCACAAAAATATGAAGTGGTTTGGTAAACAGAATCAGTGTTTCCTATGGAGGCAAAGGTAATACTTCATATCAGATTATTGCTGTATTCAAAGCTGCTCTGCTTATTTTGGACAGAAGGAAAGTAGGTTGGACCGTATGCCaggaaactgttgtttttttgtttggagTGGAGTATGGAATATTTCTTTTCCAAGTTACTGCCCCACTTTAGAACACTGGGCTttgtcaaacattttgtttatctgtgttatGTTGCTGTCCATGGTACTAACATGATCACATGCCCATTACAACAAACTGCCAAAGTACATATGTACTAAGTTGTTTGATGTTGTATGATGAGAAGACAACTGAGGACTGTTTGTGCTGGAGCTGTCTATTCTGTTAAGCTTTTGTACTTATGCAAAATCCATTCCACCTATTTTCTTAATTATCCTCCTCTCTGAGCACCTTTGTCTTAAATTGTCACTCAGGGATCAAAGTATCTTAGTCACTTGCAATGATCATGTAGGAATTGAAGCTTATTCTTTGTAAgaattttgagaaaaaaaaaatcattaggTTCTCTATAATATCTTTTATcaaaattttgatttgtttaCTTTTCTCCTACAGTGCTATTCACCCTGGGTGGAAACGCAGAGGGCTCTCCATGTAAGTTCCCCTTCACCTTTCAAGGGGAGAAGTATGACGGTTGCACCACACAGGGCAGGGATGATGGTTACCGCTGGTGTGCCACCACTGAGGACTACGACCGTGACAAGACCTATGGGTTCTGCCCTGAAACTGGTAGGTGGTGTCGTGTACCGCCTGTTACGTCACTGTTCTCAGTCACATAACAGCATATTTTGTAGTCAACTAGGATACTGACTGTaaaaacttgtgtgtgt
Coding sequences within:
- the mmp2 gene encoding LOW QUALITY PROTEIN: 72 kDa type IV collagenase (The sequence of the model RefSeq protein was modified relative to this genomic sequence to represent the inferred CDS: deleted 1 base in 1 codon) encodes the protein MGFPTIFSCRRIVPKLFLVQFIVFQATYAAPSPIIRFPGDDTTPKTDKEVALHYLNKFYGCPQDRCNLMVLKDTLKKMQKFFSLQETGEIDAKTVEIMKKPRCGVPDVANYNFFHRKPMWQKKDITYRILGYTPDLDEEVINDAFFRAFKVWSDVTPLSFARIMDGEADIMINFGRNEHGDGYPFDGKDGLLAHAFAPGPGIGGDSHFDDDEQWTLGEGQVVKVKFGNADGEFCKFPFLFMGTEYNSCTSQGRDDGFLWCSTTYNFDEDGKYGFCPHELLFTLGGNAEGSPCKFPFTFQGEKYDGCTTQGRDDGYRWCATTEDYDRDKTYGFCPETAMSTVGGNAEGSPCVFPFTFLGDTYESCTSSGRSDGKMWCATTKSYDDDRKWGFCPDQGYSLFLVAAHEFGHALGLEHSQDPGALMAPIYTFTKDFRLSQDDIKGIQELYGVPTDKPLPPTQGPVTPMDICNEPVIFDAIAQIRGETFFFKDRFLFRSVNFRSKPNGPMLVATYWPDLPSKIDAAYENPVEEKTVFFSGNEIWVYKADELERGYPKRLSSLELPTDLQQIDAAFNFRKNRKTYLFAGDKFWRYDEVNKRMDAGFPKLIADSWNGIPDGIDAAFSLNGIDYSYFFKGNHYFKLEDSSLKIVKLGEITKDWLGC